The genomic window CCTGCTCCCCGTGCACCGTCTCCGCCTTGGGGTGGACCGGCACGACCCGCTTCCCGAAGCGCTGCAGCACGGCCGCCACCCCGTAGGCGGCCCGCCGCTCGTTGTTGGACAGGCCGACGACCGCCCAGGTGTCGCCGCTCTCGGTGAGGATCCTGCGGATGGTCTCCGGGCTGCCGTACATGCTCCGCCTCCTGGGGGGCCGTGACGCTGTCATGGGGTCTTCCGGAGCGTGCAACCGTCACGGCCGGGACGGTGTTCCCGAGCCGGGCGCTTAGGCTGGCGGGATGCAGGAGCAGTACCGCACGCTCGCCGGCGAGGGCGTCCACGAGTCCGAGATCAACCGATCGCGCTTCATCTGCGCGCTCGCGCCCGTCGCCACCGAGGAGGAGGCGCAGGAGTTCGTCGCGCGCATCCGCCGCGAGCACCCCACCGCCACCCACAACTGCTTCGCGTACGTCGTCGGCGCCGACGCCTCCGTCCAGAAGGCGTCCGACGACGGCGAACCCGGCGGCACCGCGGGCGTCCCCATGCTGCAGATGCTGCTGCGCCGCGAGATGCGGTACGTCGCCGCCGTCGTCACCCGCTACTACGGGGGCGTGAAACTCGGCGCGGGCGGCCTCATCCGCGCGTACGGAGGGGTCGTCGGCGAGGCCCTCGACGCGCTCGGCACCGTCACCCGGCACCGCTACCGGATCGCCACCGTCACCGTCGACCACCAGCGCGCGGGCAAGCTCCAGAACGATCTCCGCGCCACCGGGCGCTCCGTCCGCGAGGTGAGCTACGGGGCCGCCGTCAGCATCGAGATCGGGCTGCCGGACGCCGACGTGACGCAGTTCACGGCCTGGCTCGCCGACGTGACGGCGGGCACCGCCGGCCTCGAACTCGGGGGAGAGGCGTACGGCGATGCGTGACCCCTCAGGCCGCCGCCCCGGGCCGCCCGCCCGCCCGGGCCCCCGCAGCGGCCCGCGCGAAGCGGCCGCCGCTGTCGTACCCCACCGATACGCTCAGGGATCATGAGGCTTCTGCACACGTCGGACTGGCACCTGGGCCGCTCGTTCCACCGGGTCGCCCTGCTCGACGCCCAGGCCGCGTTCCTCGACCACCTGGTGGCCACGGTGCGCGAGCACGCCGTGGACGCCGTCCTCGTCGCGGGCGACGTGTACGACCGGGCCGTGCCGCCGCTCGCCGCCGTCGAGCTCTTCGACACCGCCCTGCACCGGCTCGCCGACGCCGGCGTGCCGACGGTCATGATCTCCGGCAACCACGACTCGGCCCGCCGCCTCGGCGTCGCGGCCGGGCTCATCGAGCGCGCGGGCATCCACCTGCGCACCGACCCGGCCGGGGCCGGCACCCCCGTCGTCCTGGCCGACGCCCACGGAGACGTCGCCCTCTACGGCCTGCCCTACCTCGAACCGGCCCTGGTCCGCGAGCAGTTCGGCGCCGAGAAGGCCGGCCACGAGGCGGTGCTCTCCGCCGCCATGGACCGGGTCCGGGCCGACCTCGCGACCCGCCCC from Streptomyces showdoensis includes these protein-coding regions:
- a CDS encoding YigZ family protein, with protein sequence MQEQYRTLAGEGVHESEINRSRFICALAPVATEEEAQEFVARIRREHPTATHNCFAYVVGADASVQKASDDGEPGGTAGVPMLQMLLRREMRYVAAVVTRYYGGVKLGAGGLIRAYGGVVGEALDALGTVTRHRYRIATVTVDHQRAGKLQNDLRATGRSVREVSYGAAVSIEIGLPDADVTQFTAWLADVTAGTAGLELGGEAYGDA